GACGCCTGAGTTGCCCGATGGTCATGCGCTCGCCCATGGGCGCGGGCATTCGCGCGCCGGAACATCACAGCGAAAGTACCGAGGCTTTGTTCGCTCACATTCCCGGCCTGCGCGTGGTCATCCCGTCCTCGCCGGCGCGGGCTTATGGTCTGCTGCTGGCGGCCATCGACGATCCTGATCCGGTGATCTTCCTGGAGCCGACCCGGCTGTATCGCATGAACCCGCAAGCGCTGCTCGACGACGGCAAGCGCCTGCCGCTGGACACCTGTTTCACCCTGCGCGAAGGCAGCGATTTAACCCTGATCAGTTGGGGTGCGAGCGTCCATGAAACTTTGCAGGCCGCCGCTGCATTGAGTGAACAAGGCATCTCGGCGGAGGTGATCGACGTGGCCTGCGTCAAGCCGCTGGATCTGGACACCCTCGAAGCATCGGTGCGCAAGACCGGGCGCTGCGTCATCGTGCATGAAGCGCCACGCTCCTGCGGCGTCGGTGCGGAGATCGCCGCCAGTCTTTACGAGCGGGTCTTGCTGGATTTGCAGGCGCCCATCGTGCGAGTTACGGCGCCGGATATTCCGCCGCCGCTGTATCGACTGGAGCAGCTGTACATTCCAGGCGTGGAAGACATTCTTCACGCCTGCGATCAAGTGCTCAACTTTGCCTGACGGCCCGGATTCAGGAGACTTGCGATGAAATATTTCAAACTGCCCGATCTGGGCGAAGGCTTGCAGGAAGCGGAAATCGTCGAATGGCACGTCAAGGCGGGCGATACGGTCAAGGCCGATCAATTGATGGTTTCAGTGGAGACCGCCAAGGCCATTGTCGATATTCCCGCGCCTTATGACGGCGTGGTCGCCAAGGTCTACGGCGGCGATGGCGACATCCTGCATGTGGGCGAACCCTTGATGGCATTCGAAGGCGAGGGCGATGCGGGTACGGTCGTCGGGCGTCTTGAAGGCGGTGGCAGCCAGGATGATCAATTCTTCGTCGGCGCCGCGCCTTCGACCCGCGAGCATCTGGCTGCCAAAGCGACACCGGCGGTCCGGCAACTGGCGCGGCAATTGGGCGTGGACATCGGCGCGTTGAGCGGTTCGGGTAATGACGGCCTGATCACCCGTGCCGATGTCGAGGGCGCAGCGCAAGCTGACCGCGACCGTTTTGGCGGCGAAAAACTGCGCGGCGTCAGACGCAGCATGGCGCTGAACATGGCCAGGTCCCACGCGGAGGTCGTGCCGGTGACGATCTATGGCGATGCCGATCTGCACCGCTGGTCGCAAGCCCGCGACCCGTTGATCCGGCTCGGCAAAGCCATGGCCGCCGCCTGCAAAGTGGAGCCGGTTCTCAATAGTTGGTTCGATGGCAAATCCTTGTCGATCAAACAGCATCAACAGCTCGATCTGGGCATTGCCGTGGACACGCCAGACGGCTTGTTTGTGCCGGTCCTGCGCGATGTGGGCAATCGCGAGTCTGCCGATCTCAAAGAAGGCATGAGCCGGCTGCGAGCGGATGTCCAGGCGCGGTCGATCCCGCCGAAGGAAATGATGGGCGCGACGATTACCCTGTCCAATTTCGGCACCTTGTTCGGCCGCTACGCCAGTCCGGTCGTGGTCCCGCCACAGGTGGCGATCATTGGCGCGGGCGCGATTCGCGATGAGCCGGTAGCGCTCAACGGCGAAGTGGTGGTGCACCCGATTTTGCCGCTGTCACTGACCTTCGACCACCGGGCTGTTACCGGCGGCGAAGCCGCGCGGTTTTTCCGGGCGTTGGTGGATGAGCTGGAGAAACCTGACTGAGCATAGTCACGCAACAAACACCGGCCCCGTTGGAGCGAGCAGACGGCGCTCCAACGGGGACCGGGCTTTATTCTGCCCCTGAACCGTTGAGCAGTTCATTCAACGCATCCGGTTGACTCTTGAATGCACGGGCAAAAATATCGCGATTCTTCGCCATATAAATCCCGGCTTCTTCGACCTGGGCTTCGCTCAGGGAAGGCACGGCCTTGTTCAACACTGCTGCCAGCAACTCAGCGAGTTCGAGCATTTTGTCATGACGATCAGCTTCGGCTTTATCCATGAACAAACGCTCCAGATCTCGGCTGCTGCGGTATACCACTTCGACGGCCATTCACCACCTCACATGCCTTCACGATAGTTGTCTTTAACGACTACTGTATTTTTATACAGTGCCTAGCATAGGCGAATTTTTTCGCGCTGGATAGTGGCCTTCATACATCTTTTTCAATCATGGATGTGTCTTGCGACAACCCGCCACGCTCTCAACCATAGCTAATGGCCTCGTTCCTGCTTGGTATTCAGGCAAATCAAAGTGTCACGCGCACGCAGCATCATCCAATCTGGAACCGCTGCTTAATTTTTGTACAGGATGTGTTGGATATGTCAGAACTGAAATGGGCTGAGAAGCTGCGCAAGAACCTGCACGACCAGGCCGACTCGCTCGGCAATCTCTGTGTCGAAGCCTTTCACTATCTGGCGCTGTTCGGGATTGGTGCGATCACGGCTTACGCGGCGGTGACGACGTTTATTGGCATGCTGGAAAAAGGCAGTATCAGCGTCGACGATATTCTGTTGCTGTTTATCTACCTTGAGCTGGGTGCCATGACGGGGATCTATTTCAAGACCAACCACATGCCGATCCGCTTCCTGCTCTATGTGGCGATCACAGCGCTGACCCGGCTCTTGATCGGCGACGTGTCGCATCACAACGCGCCTGACCTGGGGATCATTTATTTGTGTGGCGGGATATTGCTGCTGGCGTTTTCGATTCTGGTGGTTCGATATGCGTCGTCGAAATACCCATCGGTCAAGGACAGGGCCGAAAACTGAGGCGCAAGAAACGCCGAGAAGATGTTCAGGCCCGCTGGAATGGCTCAGCCACGGGGCCTGAATCGGACATCAGGTGGGTGTGGAAATCTTGCGCATCATCACGACCGCGATGACACGCCATTAAACACTTACCGCCAATCGCGGACGATCGCGCAACCAGTTGCTGCGTATCGGTGGCGGTGCCAGTTGCTTGAGGTCGCCATCGGTCATGGCCGCGAGGATCTTGATCGCGCTGTGGCCTTGCTCGATCGCGATGCCAAATTGCACGCTTTCAATCAAACGGTTCAGGCGCTTGGGATCGTTGCGCTGTGCGGCGCTGATCAAGCGTTTGGCGACAACGCCGGATTCGTTGGACAGGGTCAGCATGATGCTGCCGTCGAGCCCTTGAATGCTCAGGTTCACCCGATAATCAGGGTGGAACGCGTCAGTGATCTGTTGAAAAGGATTGTCCATTATCGGCTACCTGCTTTATGGGGCTGCATAAATTGACTGGGCTTTTGGCACTTTAGTTCTCGGCTGAAGTGGATTGATGGGAAATTTCGTACGCTTGCTGTGAGTGCTGAAAACTGGCATCTTCCGCGCTAATGATAATTTTTCGTGTTTGAGAAGTATTGACACATGCACGACTTCTCCGCATCTGATCGCGATCTGATCAGCCGTCAGCGGCAAATCTCCGAACTCTACGCCGACCATCACAGCTGGTTGCACAGCTGGCTGCGTAAGAAACTCGGCTGCTCGCAACGCGCTGCCGATCTGGCCCATGACGCGTTCATTCGGGTGCTGACCCTGGCCGAGCCGCAAAATCTCAAGGAGCCTCGCGCCTTCCTGACGACGACGGCCACGCGCCTGATGATCGACGGTGGACGGCGGCGCAAGGTCGAGCGCGCTTACCTTAATGCTCTGGCGCTGCATGCCGATGAAGCCTCTATTCCAAGTCCGGAAGCGATTCATGCCGCCCTGGAGATCCTGGAAAAAATCGCCCAGATGCTGGAGGGTTTGCCGGCCAAGCCGCGTCAGGCGTTTTTGCTCAATCGCCTGGACGGCCTGACCTACAGCGAAATCGCCACGGTGTCAGGTGTCTCCAGCAGCATGGTCAAACAGTACATGGCCAGCGTGCTGGTGCATTGCTACAAAGCACTGCATGGTTCGGGCCACCTGTCATGAGCGCCGAGTACGAGCCGACCGAAGCAATGATCGGCCAGGCCGCGAGCTGGCTGGCGTTGCTGCACGACGACGGGGTCACGGCGGCGGATCGCCAGGCCTTCAATGCCTGGCGCCAGGAAGATCCCCGACACTTCCTGGCCGTGGCGCGCATGCAATCCTTGTGGGGCAGTTTCGAGCAGTTGCCGACGGCTCCGGCACGGATGGCTCTGGACCAGGCTTTCGCGCGTTCGCCGGGCAAGTCTTCCCGGCGCTATCTGCAGACGATTGCTTTATGCGGCAGCCTGGCGCTGGCCTGGTTCAGTTTCGACCAGGCACCCATCTGGATGGCCGATCAGCGCACCCACGTTGGCGAGCGCCGCGAGATCGCCCTGGCCGACGGCAGCCATTTGCAGCTCAACAGTGACTCCGCGATAGACGTCGAATTCGACGAGCGGCGGCGGGTGATCGACTTGCATCGCGGTGAGGTGTGGGTCGAGGTCGCCAAGGATCCGCAACGACCGTTTGTGGTGCGCACTGATCAGGGCACCATTACAGCGCTGGGCACGCGGTTTCTGGTGCGTAGTGGGGCGGACGGCGCGGTGCAGGTCAGCGTGCTGGAATCCGCCATCGCCGCCAACGCCAACAGTTCCGTGGCGGTGCGGGTCAGCGCCGGTCAGCAGGCCAGGCTCAAGGATGGGCTGGTGCAGACGCCGCAATCGATCAGCAATGAAGATCCTGCGGCCTGGACGCGCGGTTTGCTCAAGGTCGATGACCGACCGCTTGCCGAGGTGCTGGAGGCGCTGGGGAATTATCGACATGGGCTGTTGCAGTTCGATGCGACGGCTCTGCAAGGGATGCGGGTGTCCGGCGTCTTTAAGCTGGATGATACCGACGCTGCGCTAGCGACTCTGGCTGACAACCTACCGATCAAGGTCGAGCATTTCACCGATCTGCTGGTCTGGGTCAAGCCGGCCCAATAAGCAAGGCTCAAGAGGAGCAGTGCACAACGAAAGAGGGCGGGGTCGTTTTGGCGACCCCGCCCTTCTTTATAGTGTTGCTGAATGGTTCAGCTAACGGTTTGGATCATCCCAGCAGGGCGGTGTCTTTAGCCTGCTCTTTTTCCAGAAATTCTTCTTGCAGCAGGGCGTCCGGGTTTACCGATTCCTGTTCTGCGTCATTGATCACGGGAGCGCCCGGACGTTTGGTACGCAGTTTGCCAAAAAGATGTTCAAGGGCGTGGTCGAGTTTTATAGCTGCGCCATCTACGGCCTGATCCAGCGTATCGGCCTTGTGGGTAACGGAAATAGGTTGATGACCTTTTGGTCGGGCTTCCATCTGGCAGCGCATGTCGTGCGGGCCGGGCTTGTCACCGTTTTCATCACGGATGTGAACTTCGATCCGAGTCAGATCTTCGTCATAGCGTTCGAGCGTGCTTTCAACGGTGGTACGTACCCACTCCTCCAGTCGAATACTGCTTTCGATGTGGTTATCGCAATTGACCTGGATTTGCATAGTTCTTCCCTTATAAGGCTTGCTCGTATGAGATCGGACGACACGACCGGTTGACTGGTTCATTTCGTCTGCGCTCATTCACAGTGTTGGCGCCTATGCAGGAACAATTCAACCCCATTGAGAAAGAAATATTTCGCCGCAAAAAATAATCGTCAGGCTTTGAATGCATATCGCTCTCATTCACTGTCTGTTTTTCCCGTATGTCCGTTATGGCTATGGAAA
This genomic window from Pseudomonas sp. G.S.17 contains:
- a CDS encoding phosphate-starvation-inducible PsiE family protein, coding for MSELKWAEKLRKNLHDQADSLGNLCVEAFHYLALFGIGAITAYAAVTTFIGMLEKGSISVDDILLLFIYLELGAMTGIYFKTNHMPIRFLLYVAITALTRLLIGDVSHHNAPDLGIIYLCGGILLLAFSILVVRYASSKYPSVKDRAEN
- a CDS encoding alpha-ketoacid dehydrogenase subunit beta, producing MTSEKVSLLEAVNLALHRAMAEDENVVVLGEDVGVNGGVFRATQGLRDSFGFKRVIDSPLAETMLGGLVIGMAAQGLKPVVEIQFMGFIYAAMEHLVSHASRMRNRTRGRLSCPMVMRSPMGAGIRAPEHHSESTEALFAHIPGLRVVIPSSPARAYGLLLAAIDDPDPVIFLEPTRLYRMNPQALLDDGKRLPLDTCFTLREGSDLTLISWGASVHETLQAAAALSEQGISAEVIDVACVKPLDLDTLEASVRKTGRCVIVHEAPRSCGVGAEIAASLYERVLLDLQAPIVRVTAPDIPPPLYRLEQLYIPGVEDILHACDQVLNFA
- a CDS encoding dihydrolipoamide acetyltransferase family protein translates to MKYFKLPDLGEGLQEAEIVEWHVKAGDTVKADQLMVSVETAKAIVDIPAPYDGVVAKVYGGDGDILHVGEPLMAFEGEGDAGTVVGRLEGGGSQDDQFFVGAAPSTREHLAAKATPAVRQLARQLGVDIGALSGSGNDGLITRADVEGAAQADRDRFGGEKLRGVRRSMALNMARSHAEVVPVTIYGDADLHRWSQARDPLIRLGKAMAAACKVEPVLNSWFDGKSLSIKQHQQLDLGIAVDTPDGLFVPVLRDVGNRESADLKEGMSRLRADVQARSIPPKEMMGATITLSNFGTLFGRYASPVVVPPQVAIIGAGAIRDEPVALNGEVVVHPILPLSLTFDHRAVTGGEAARFFRALVDELEKPD
- a CDS encoding sigma-70 family RNA polymerase sigma factor: MHDFSASDRDLISRQRQISELYADHHSWLHSWLRKKLGCSQRAADLAHDAFIRVLTLAEPQNLKEPRAFLTTTATRLMIDGGRRRKVERAYLNALALHADEASIPSPEAIHAALEILEKIAQMLEGLPAKPRQAFLLNRLDGLTYSEIATVSGVSSSMVKQYMASVLVHCYKALHGSGHLS
- a CDS encoding YebG family protein — encoded protein: MAVEVVYRSSRDLERLFMDKAEADRHDKMLELAELLAAVLNKAVPSLSEAQVEEAGIYMAKNRDIFARAFKSQPDALNELLNGSGAE
- a CDS encoding HPF/RaiA family ribosome-associated protein, translated to MQIQVNCDNHIESSIRLEEWVRTTVESTLERYDEDLTRIEVHIRDENGDKPGPHDMRCQMEARPKGHQPISVTHKADTLDQAVDGAAIKLDHALEHLFGKLRTKRPGAPVINDAEQESVNPDALLQEEFLEKEQAKDTALLG
- a CDS encoding FecR family protein, producing MSAEYEPTEAMIGQAASWLALLHDDGVTAADRQAFNAWRQEDPRHFLAVARMQSLWGSFEQLPTAPARMALDQAFARSPGKSSRRYLQTIALCGSLALAWFSFDQAPIWMADQRTHVGERREIALADGSHLQLNSDSAIDVEFDERRRVIDLHRGEVWVEVAKDPQRPFVVRTDQGTITALGTRFLVRSGADGAVQVSVLESAIAANANSSVAVRVSAGQQARLKDGLVQTPQSISNEDPAAWTRGLLKVDDRPLAEVLEALGNYRHGLLQFDATALQGMRVSGVFKLDDTDAALATLADNLPIKVEHFTDLLVWVKPAQ
- a CDS encoding DUF3509 domain-containing protein, whose translation is MDNPFQQITDAFHPDYRVNLSIQGLDGSIMLTLSNESGVVAKRLISAAQRNDPKRLNRLIESVQFGIAIEQGHSAIKILAAMTDGDLKQLAPPPIRSNWLRDRPRLAVSV